One Solanum lycopersicum chromosome 2, SLM_r2.1 genomic region harbors:
- the LOC112940893 gene encoding LOW QUALITY PROTEIN: putative protein TIC 214 N-terminal part (The sequence of the model RefSeq protein was modified relative to this genomic sequence to represent the inferred CDS: inserted 1 base in 1 codon; deleted 1 base in 1 codon; substituted 3 bases at 3 genomic stop codons), giving the protein MIFXSFILCNLVSLCMKIINSVVVVGLYCGFMTTFSIWASYLFLLRALVMEEGTEKKVSATTGFIMGQLMMFISIYCAPLHLELGRPHTITVLALPYLLFHFFWNNSKHFFDYGSTTKNSMCNLNIQCVFLNNLIFQLFNHFILPISMLARLVNIYLFRFPNKILFVTSGFVXWLIGHILFMKWLGLVLVWIRQYHSIRSNKYIRXNNYLVLEFRNYIARIFSILLFITCVYYXSIVPSPIIIMILKQVSKTEERVEGEEERDVEIETFPEMKRTKQEQEGSIEEDPYPSLFSEEGWDLDKTDEMKEIRVN; this is encoded by the exons atgattttttaatcttttatacTATGTAATCTAGTATCCTTATGCATGAAGATAATAAATTCGGTCGTTGTGGTCGGACTCTATTGTGGATTTATGACCACATTCTCCATATGGGCCTCCTATCTCTTCCTTCTTCGAGCTCTGGTTATGGAAGAAGGAACTGAGAAGAAGGTATCAGCAACAACTGGTTTTATTATGGGACAACTTATGATGTTCATATCGATCTATTGTGCGCCTCTCCATCTAGAATTAGGTAGACCTCATACAATAACTGTCTTAGCTCTACCATATCTTTTGTTTCATTTCTTCTGGAACAATTCCAAACACTTTTTTGATTATGGATCTACTACAAAAAATTCAATGTGTAATCTCAACATTCAATGTGTATTCCTGAATaatcttatttttcaattatttaaccATTTCATTTTACCAATTTCAATGTTAGCAAGATTAGTCAACATTTATCTCTTTCGATTCCCCAACAAGATCTTATTTGTAACAAGTGGTTTTG GGTGGTTAATTGGTCACATTTTATTCATGAAATGGCTTGGATTGGTATTAGTTTGGATACGACAATATCATTCTATTAGATCGAATAAGTACATTCGATAAAATAATTACCTTGTATTAGAATTTAGAAATTATATTGCTCGGATCTTTAGTATTCTCTTATTTATTACATGTGTCTACTATTGAAGCATAGTACCCTCAcccattattattatgatactGAAACAAGTATCAAAAACAGAAGAAAGGGTGGAA GGTGAGGAAGAAAGAGATGTAGAAATAGAAACTTTTCCCGAAATGAAGCGGACTAAACAGGAACAAGAGGGATCCATTGAAGAAGATCCTTATCCTTCCCTTTTTTCGGAAGAAGGGTGGGATCTGGACAAAACCGATGAAATGAAAGAAATTCGAGTGAATTGA